cggctgcagTCCCAGCGCGCACCGCTGGGTGGTGCCGTCGGCCAAGGCGGCGCCGAGCGGCTGCGGCAGCGGAGGCGGCCGGGGCCGGAGCGGCACAGCCCGAGCAAGCTCAGACCAGAACCTGACcgacccagcccagctcagttCAGTTCAGCTCAGACCAGCCCAGCGCAGCCGGGCGGAGGTGGCAGCGGCTGAGGCAGCGAGCGCTGCCCCGTGTCACCCGCTGCCGGCACACCCGGGCTGCGTTTACGAACGGCCGGCCGGAATCTGAGAGAGCGAGGGAAGGCGCCCGCCCCGCACTTCGCCGCTCTCCGCCCGCAATCGCCCGGGACACCCGCCGCGACACCGACACCGACACCGAcagcggccgccgccgccgccgccgccgccgccgccgcgccatAGCGCTCGCAAGGCAAgtgctttgtgtgtgtgctttgcTGGGGCTGCCGCTCGCTCGCGCCGAGCCCATCCGCTACTCCGTAGCCGAGGAGGCGGAAAGCGGCTCCCTGGTAGGCGAGCTGGCCGAGGACGCGGGGCTGACGCCGGCGCAGCTCTCGGCTCGCCGCGCCCGCCTGGTCTCGGAGGACGGCCGCCAGCATTTTCGCTTGGAGCGCGCCTCCGGCCGCCTCATCGTGGCGGGGAGGCTGGACCGGGAGCAGCTGTGCGCCCAGGCCGACACCTGCATGCTCCCCTTCGAGCTGCTGCTCTCCGACCCCCTGCAGTTCTTTCGGGTCGAGGTGACTGTGAAGGATATCAATGATCATTCACCTATTTTTCGAGAAGATCGAGTCAGTTTTAGTATCTTGGAAACGAGCGAGCAGGGTTCTCGTTTTCCGCTGGAGGTGGCTCAGGACCTAGATATTGGCAGGAACACAGTCCAGGAGTACGTCATCTCTCCCAAGAATGAGTATTTCACTGTCTCCTATGAATGTCGCAGTGAGGATGACAAATATCTTCAACTTGTTTTAGATAAGTCACTAGACAGAGAGCAGCATGCAGAGATGGGTTTCCGTGTTATTGCTGTAGATGGGGGCTCTCCTCCCAGAAGTGGAACCATCGAGGTCTCTATTATCGTTCTGGATGTAAATGACAATGCTCCCATCTTCACACAAGATCGTTATATCAGAAAGGTTTTAGAAAACATGCCAGTAGGCTCTGTGGTGCTGACTCTGCTGGCAACTGATCCAGATGCAGGAGTTAATGGGGACATTTCCTATCAACTCAATGAAGCAGTGGGACAGGGCGATTCAGCATTTCTGATTGACCCCATAACTGGTGAAATTAAACTAACAAAACCCCTGGACTTCGAGGCAGCACAAAAGCATGATATGATTGTGAGGGCCAGAGATGGTGGAGGGCTGTCAGCAATCTGCAAGGTGTTGGTGGAGGTGGTGGATGTGAATGATAATGCCCCAGAGCTGGTGGTCAGTTCCTTCAGCAGTCCCCTCCCCGAGAACACAGTGCCCGGCACGGTGGTTGCCCTGTTTACGGTCAGGGACCGGGATTCTGGTGCCAACGGGAAGAtctcctgtgccctgcaggatcagctctTCTTCTCCCTGCGGCCAGCCTACAAGAATTACTATGAGCTGGTGACAGTGAGCGCGCTGGACCGCGAGGAGACGCCTCAGCACATCCTCATTGTGACGGCAGCAGATGCGGGCTCGCCTCCTCTCACCGCCACGCACACCTTCACCGTGGACATCTCCGACGTCAATGACAATGCCCCCGTCTTCAACCAGACCTCCTACACCATGTACGTGCGTGAGAACAACGTGGCCACGGTATTTGTGGGAGCCGTGAGCGCTGCAGATGCTGACGTGGGGCTGAATGCCAAGGTGACCTattccctggcagcagagcaagggccagAGCGGGCCTGGTGCTCCTGCATCTCGGTGAACTCGGAGAAGGGACACGTGTTTGTGCTGCGGCCCCTGGACTACGAGCGCTTGAGGCAGACCGAGGTGACGGTCAGTGCCTCTGACGCGGGCTCTCCTCCGCTGAGAGCCAACGTCACCGTGCGCCTGGTGGTGCTGGACGAGAACGACAACGCCCCGCTCGTGCTCTACCCGGCCCAGGAGAGCGGCCCGGCCTCCAGCGAGCTGGTGCCTGTGTCGGCTGAGGCGGGCTACCTCATCAGCAAAGTGGTGGCCGTCGACGCTGACTCGGGACAGAACTCGTGGCTCTCCTACCACCTGCTCAGGGCCACCGACCCAGGCCTGTTTGCCGTGGGCCTGCAAAGCGGCGAGGTGCGTCTCAGGAGGCCGGTGACAGAGAGAGACAGCGTCAAGCAGAAGCTGGTGGTGCTGGTCAGAGACAACGGcaagcccccgctgtcagccacGGCAGCTCTCAGCGCTCTCCTGCTCAAGGACTTCTCCGACGTGCGCCTGCCGCACAGCAGCCCGGCCAGCGAGGATCAGGCCGCTGCCTCCCTGACCACCTATTTAATCATTGCCTTGGTCTTtgtctccctcctcttcctcatctccACGGCAGTGCTGCTGGCTCGCAAGGtgtgcaggaggaaggagctgaagGCTGGCCATGTGCTCTATGCTGCCGACACCTTGCAGGGCGGCCTGGCCGATGCGGCCGCTGCAGGGACCCTGCCCCGCGCCTATTGCTACGAGATCAGCCTCACCACGGGCTCGGGCAACAGCGAGTTCAGATTCCTCAAGCCcatcctgcccagcctgcccccACAGCACTGCGCCGTGGGCCAGGGCCTCGATGAGGAACAGGATTCCCCCGGTGTCCCTGTCAGCAGTGAGGACATGGCCCCAGACAATGCTGGCACTCTCTCTGCAGGACAGTTCAACGCTCTTTCCTTTGACTAGCTGGGGTCTGCACCGTTAGAGGCTTCATCGCCCTGAGGAGGAGGGAAACCATTCTGCAGCATGTGATAATGATTTCTTAGGATGAATGATGTATTTGCCATTGTTTTGAAAATTCTTATCAGAAATAATGTCTTCCACttcaaaaaaataattaaagaaataaaagaatccATGGTTCTTTCACCtatttagtaatttttttcagctCATTCACTGCAATCTCTAACAGGCTTGAAGTGTGCCTAGTCCTCTCAGCTATGCTCTTGGTTTTGTTGGTATCTGACAAAACAGAGACTCTTTTTATTTTGAGATTTAGGATGATGTCACTCTTGGCCGAACAAATCATATTTTCATTGAAATGCAAAAGGCCATTTTTGTGCTTCAGGACATCAAGGAATTTAATTACGGTGTTGCAATGTCATATGAGAAATTAGTGTGTTGCAATGTCACATGAGAACTAGGCCCTTCCTTTCCAGGCTTCTGGATATCTGTCTGAGATACATTCTCTCAGTACATTGCTTTCATATTCCTATGTTTGGAGACATTGAAGATATGCAGATGCTTGCATACTGCTGCTGGCTGAAGTAGGGTGTTGTTCCCACCCAGCCATTTAAAcgcaggcagtgccagctcagcagggaaGAAGGTGACTTGGACCCTTTGAAAACAGCAGTCTTGTCTTTCTTATCTAGCACTGACTACAGCAACAAAATGCCCAACAAAAACTTCCCTTGGCTTTCAGGAAGGGCTTGGTTGTTATGTCACCTGAGGATTGTCTTGGAAATACAGGAGCACAAACAGTGTTAGGGTAGATTATACAACTGAACAGAGCTGTAACATGTAATGGAAACCTGTTCATTGTCATTAAATGCATTGAAGGAAAAATGCACAAATATTGAAAGACAATTATTGGAAGATAGAGTCAAGAAGAACTTAAAAAAGGTGTTGTCTTTGCTCTATTCATTGGTGTTCCTGAATGCCAAGGCTTCTTGATAGGACTGCAAAGTTGTCCCCACATGATTTTCTGTGTTTATGTTAGAGCATTTGCATGCCCATGTTTGCCCCATCTCCTTCTAGCCAATGAAATGTACAGAGCGCTATACTGAGCCTGTTCCTGCAGAGAAGGACTGCCACCCCATCCTGAGTAACTGGCTGTTTGAATAAAGCCTGTGATGCACAAAATAATCAGAAAGCCTCCCTCATGGTGTGATGTGCTGAAGTGATACAGTTTAATGTTGTAAATTGGTATAACTCCGGGattagaaacagaaaaaatgtgTTAGACTGAAATAAAGTGAACACCCTTTCATGGAGACAGAAGTCTTTGTAGACACGTTTTTTCTGGTAAAGCCCTTCCAGGACTTTTCAGAATTGTGCAACTTACCTTGTCACTGCGTCCTCTTGTATGCGGCAATGTTGGGTGGGTAGAGCTCCTGAGCAGGGAGATGAAGCCGAGACTGTTCATTGGCAGATCGATGCTGTCACCATCGCCCTATCACTGTGCTGTTTCTCCTGATGAGAGAGGAGACTCTGTGCTTCAGGGTTGAATCTGGTCCTTAGGGTGCCCTGGTTGAGGCCACGTTCCGTTGCCGGCCCCGGCTGTCTCGCTGCCTTCGGGATCGCGGCCGGGCCGAGCGGCAGCGCGGgctgcgggcggcggcggctgcagTCCCAGCGCGCACCGCTGGGTGGTGCCGTCGGCCAAGGCGGCGCCGAGCGGCTGCGGCAGCGGAGGCGGCCGGGGCCGGAGCGGCACAGCCCGAGCAAGCTCAGACCAGAACCagaccagcccagcccagctcagcacagtTCTGCTTagaccagcccagctcagccggGAGGAGGTGGCAGCGGCTGCGGCAGAGAGCGCTGCCCCGTGTCACCCGCTGCCGGCACACCCCGGCTGCGTTCCGGAGCGCCGGCCGGAATCTGAGAGAGCGAGGGAAGGCGCCCGCCCCGCACGTCGCCGCTCTCCGCCCGCAATCGCCCGGGACACCCTCCGGTACACCGACACCGACACCggccgccaccgccgccgccgcgccatGGCGCTCGCAAGGCAAgtgctttgtgtgtgtgctttgcTGGGGCTGCCGCTCGCTCGCGCCGAGCCCATCCGCTACTCCGTAGCCGAGGAGGCGGAAAGCGGCTCCCTGGTAGGCGAGCTGGCCGAGGACGCGGGGCTGACGCCGGCGCAGCTCTCGGCTCGCCGCGCCCGCCTGGTCTCGGAGGACGGCCGCCAGCATTTTCACTTGGAGCGCGCCTCCGGCCGCCTCGTCGTGGCGGGGAGGCTGGACCGGGAGCAGCTGTGCGCCCAGTCCGACACCTGCATGCTCCCCTTCGAGCTGCTGCTCTCCGATCCCCTGCAGTTCTTTCGGGTCGAGGTAGCCCTGGAGGACATAAATGACCATTCTCCCGTATTCACCGAGGAACGAATCACTTTCGACATCCCTGAAACGAGCGAGCCAGGTTCCCGATTCCCCCTTGAGGGTGCTCGGGACGTAGATATTGGC
The Zonotrichia albicollis isolate bZonAlb1 chromosome 15, bZonAlb1.hap1, whole genome shotgun sequence genome window above contains:
- the LOC141730973 gene encoding protocadherin beta-15-like gives rise to the protein PTQPSSVQFSSDQPSAAGRRWQRLRQRALPRVTRCRHTRAAFTNGRPESERAREGARPALRRSPPAIARDTRRDTDTDTDSGRRRRRRRRRRAIALARQVLCVCALLGLPLARAEPIRYSVAEEAESGSLVGELAEDAGLTPAQLSARRARLVSEDGRQHFRLERASGRLIVAGRLDREQLCAQADTCMLPFELLLSDPLQFFRVEVTVKDINDHSPIFREDRVSFSILETSEQGSRFPLEVAQDLDIGRNTVQEYVISPKNEYFTVSYECRSEDDKYLQLVLDKSLDREQHAEMGFRVIAVDGGSPPRSGTIEVSIIVLDVNDNAPIFTQDRYIRKVLENMPVGSVVLTLLATDPDAGVNGDISYQLNEAVGQGDSAFLIDPITGEIKLTKPLDFEAAQKHDMIVRARDGGGLSAICKVLVEVVDVNDNAPELVVSSFSSPLPENTVPGTVVALFTVRDRDSGANGKISCALQDQLFFSLRPAYKNYYELVTVSALDREETPQHILIVTAADAGSPPLTATHTFTVDISDVNDNAPVFNQTSYTMYVRENNVATVFVGAVSAADADVGLNAKVTYSLAAEQGPERAWCSCISVNSEKGHVFVLRPLDYERLRQTEVTVSASDAGSPPLRANVTVRLVVLDENDNAPLVLYPAQESGPASSELVPVSAEAGYLISKVVAVDADSGQNSWLSYHLLRATDPGLFAVGLQSGEVRLRRPVTERDSVKQKLVVLVRDNGKPPLSATAALSALLLKDFSDVRLPHSSPASEDQAAASLTTYLIIALVFVSLLFLISTAVLLARKVCRRKELKAGHVLYAADTLQGGLADAAAAGTLPRAYCYEISLTTGSGNSEFRFLKPILPSLPPQHCAVGQGLDEEQDSPGVPVSSEDMAPDNAGTLSAGQFNALSFD